The Gaiellales bacterium DNA window ACAACGACCCGGTCGTCCTGGCCGAGGTGTCGACCGGGCTCGGCGAGCCGATGGTCGGCATCGAGATGTCGTCGCTCGGCGAGGACGGCCTGCTGCAGACGCGTGGCTGGTAGCCGGGGCGAGCGTGGGGCACGCGTCGGCGTGCTTGCTCTGCAGGGCGCGTTCCGCGAGCACGTTCGCGCCCTGCGCGACGTGGGGCTGGACGCGGTCGAGGTGCGGCAGCCCCGCGATCTGGAGGGCCTGAGCGGTCTCGTCATCCCCGGCGGCGAGTCGACGACGATGTCGAAGCTGATGACGGCCTACGGCCTCGAAGAGCCGATCCGCGGCCTGCACGACGGCGGCGCTCCGATCTTCGGCACCTGCGCCGGGATGATCCTGATCGCCCGGCGCGCGGTGGACGGACAGCCCGGCCAGCGGACGCTGGGGCTGATCGACATCGACGTGCGCAGGAACGCCTTCGGCCGCCAGGTTGCGAGCTTCGAGGCCGACCTCGAGCTGGCCGGCGACGACGTGCCGATGACCGGGGTGTTCATCCGAGCCCCGTGGATCGAGTGTGCCGGCGAGGGCGTCGATGTGCTGGCCCGGCACGGCGGGCACGGCGTGGCCGCCCGCCAGGGGCGCGTGCTGGTCACGGCGTTCCATCCCGAGCTGACCGACGACCGCCGGCTGCACCGGCTGTTCGCGGCGATGGTCGCGTCGGCGCGCGAGGCGGTGGCGGCGTGAGCGGCCATTCCAAGTGGTCGACGATCAAGCACAAGAAGGGCGCCGAGGACAAGAAGCGCGGCAAGCTCTTCACCAAGCTCTCCCGGGCGATCATCGTCGCGGCCAAGGAGGGCGGCGGTGATCCCGCCTCCAACGCCTCGCTCGCGGCCGCGGTGGCGAAGGCGCGGTCGTACTCGATGCCCAAGGACAACATCGAGCGGGCGATCCAGCGGGGAGCCGGCGGCGGCGAGGACTCCGACGCATTCGACTCGATCACCTACGAGGGGTACGGGCCGGACGGCGTCGCGCTCATCGTCGAGGCACTGACCGACAACCGCAACCGCACCGCGGCCGACGTGCGGTCGATCTTCGCGAAGCACAACTCCAGCCTGGGGACGCCCGGGTCGGTCGCGTGGCAGTTCGAGCGCAAGGGCGTCGTGCTGATCGCCTCGGACGGCGTGGATGAGGACGACCTCGTGCTCCAGGCCGCCGACGCCGGTGCCGAGGACGCCGAGCTCGACGGCGATGTGTGGCAGGTGACGACCGATGCCGCCGACCTGGCCGCCGTTCGCGATGCGCTCGAGGCGGCCGGCCTCTCGATCACGTCCGCAGAGCTGACGCTCGTCCCGAAGAACACGGTGGCGCTGGACGAGGATGCCGCCCGCAAGCTCCTGCGGCTGATCGACGCCCTGGAGGAGAATGACGACGTCCAGGACGTCTATGCGAACTTCGACATCCCCGACGCGGTGCTCGAGGCCGTCGCGGGCTGATCAGCCGGTGTGCGTGGGCCGGTGCCGGAGCACGTAGCGGATGCTGAGGTAGGCGGCGAGGATCGCGACGATCGCGATGGCGACCCCGCCGATCGCGTGGCTGGCCGACCCGAACCCGTCGGTCAGCGACTGCACCGAGCTCGAGAACCCGTAGCCGATCAGCCCCACGCCGATGGCCCAGATCGCTGCGCCGAGCCCGTCCGCGATGATGTACCGGTGCAGTGGCATGCGCGTGCTGCCCGAGACGATCGCGAGCTTCGTGCGGACCCCTGCGATCAGCCGGCCGACCAGGACCGCCCGCGCGCCGTGCCGCTCCATGAAGCCGTGCACCGAGCTGTCCTCGTGGACGCCGAACCGGCGGAGGACCCGCGGGCCGGCGGCGCGCCCGATCGCATAGGCGCATGCGTCGCCGGCGACCGCGAATCCCCACGCCACGGCGATCACGACCGGGATGCTGAAGTGGCTGGACGAGGCCGCCGCGGCGGCCGAGGCGAGCAACAGCACCACCTCGCCCGACGACGGCAGGCCGAAGCTGTCCCCGAAGGCGCCCACGGCGACGCCGAGGTAGCCGTGGTCGCGGATCAGCGAGCCGGCGCTGGGTGCGTCCACCCGCTGCAGAACGAGCCAGATCACCACGGCGGCGGCGGCCAGCGCGGCGAACACCGCGGCCAGACGCAGCACGGGCGGCACCCACCAACGGGTGTTCCGGGTCTCGGCGGCGTCCATCCGCGCACTGTACAGAGGCAACGTGTGGGCTCGGATGGTGGGGAACGGGCGTTCGGTCCTGTCCGCGTCCGCCGGTAGACTGCCCCGATGATCCTGCTCGGATTCGATCCCGGCACCGCGTCGACCGGCTTCGGCGTGATCTCGGCCGAGGGCTCGACGCTGCGCGCGCTCGAGCACGGCGTCATCTCCACCTCACCGCGCACGCCGGCCGCGGCACGCCTGGCCGCCATCCACCGGCGCGCGGTCGAGCTGCTCGACCGGCACCGGCCGGATGCCGTGGCGATGGAGGACCTCTTCGTCGGCCGGAACCCGAGGACGGTGCTCAGCGTGGGGCAGGCGCGCGGCGCGGTGCTTACGGCGTGCGGGCTGGCCGGGCTCGAGGCGTCCGCGTACCCGCCCGCGGAGGTGAAGACCGCTGTGTGCGGGTACGGCGGCGCAGACAAGGCGCAGGTGCAGCGCATGGTCGGCGCGATGCTGGCCGAGGATCTTCGCGCTGCCAGCGACCATGCCACCGACGCGCTCGCGGTCGCCATCTGCCACGCCGTGCGCAGCCGCGGCAGGCGTCTCGTGGAGGCGGCGGCCGGATGATCGCAACGCTGCGCGGACGGGTGCTCGAGCGCGGGCCGGGCCGCATCGTGCTCGACGTCAACGGGGTCGGGTACCTGCTCGCGGCCACCAGCTCGGCCGTGCGCGCCGCCCTTCCCGACGGCGAGGAGATCACGCTCGTGACGCACCTGCACGTCCGTGAGGACACCCTGACGCTCTACGGGTTTGCCTCGACGGCGGAGCGGGAGCTGTTCGAGCTGCTGCTCGGCGTGTCGGGGGTCGGGCCCAAGGCGGCTCTGGCGATCGTGTCGGGGTATGCGCCCGACCAGATCCGCCGCGCGATCGCGACCTCCGACCACGCCTTGTTCACGAGCATCACCGGGATCGGCCGGAAGACGGCAGAGCGGGTGGTCATCGACCTGAAGGACAAGGTCGGCGCCCTCCCGGCGGCCGAGCCGGAGCCCGACGTCACGGCGGCGCCGCCCGACGACCACACCGCCGCCCGGGACGCGCTCGTGGGGCTGGGGATGTCGGTCGTCGAAGCCGAGGCCGCCCTTCGGGGCGTCGACGGCGAGCTGCCGGTCGGCGAGCGGATCCGTCTCGCCCTCGCCGCGGGGGTCGGTGGATGAGCGCCCAGGCCGGCAGGATTCCCGACCCGCTGCTCGCCGCCGGCGAAGAGGAGCTCGACCAGACGCTCCGGCCCCGCCGCCTCTCGGAGTTCGTCGGCCAGGAGGCGGTCAAGGAGCAGCTGTCGATCTTCCTCGCCGCTGCGCGTGCGCGGAACGAGCCCTGCGAGCACGTGCTGCTCGCGGGCCCGCCCGGGCTCGGGAAGACGTCGCTCGCCGGCATCATCGCCGTCGAGATGGCGTCCGCGTTGCGGGTCATGTCCGGTCCGGCGATCGACCGCAAGGCGGACATGGCGGCGATCCTGACCGCGCTGGAGCCGAACGA harbors:
- the pdxT gene encoding pyridoxal 5'-phosphate synthase glutaminase subunit PdxT, producing the protein MAGSRGERGARVGVLALQGAFREHVRALRDVGLDAVEVRQPRDLEGLSGLVIPGGESTTMSKLMTAYGLEEPIRGLHDGGAPIFGTCAGMILIARRAVDGQPGQRTLGLIDIDVRRNAFGRQVASFEADLELAGDDVPMTGVFIRAPWIECAGEGVDVLARHGGHGVAARQGRVLVTAFHPELTDDRRLHRLFAAMVASAREAVAA
- a CDS encoding YebC/PmpR family DNA-binding transcriptional regulator, with the protein product MSGHSKWSTIKHKKGAEDKKRGKLFTKLSRAIIVAAKEGGGDPASNASLAAAVAKARSYSMPKDNIERAIQRGAGGGEDSDAFDSITYEGYGPDGVALIVEALTDNRNRTAADVRSIFAKHNSSLGTPGSVAWQFERKGVVLIASDGVDEDDLVLQAADAGAEDAELDGDVWQVTTDAADLAAVRDALEAAGLSITSAELTLVPKNTVALDEDAARKLLRLIDALEENDDVQDVYANFDIPDAVLEAVAG
- a CDS encoding DedA family protein, which gives rise to MDAAETRNTRWWVPPVLRLAAVFAALAAAAVVIWLVLQRVDAPSAGSLIRDHGYLGVAVGAFGDSFGLPSSGEVVLLLASAAAAASSSHFSIPVVIAVAWGFAVAGDACAYAIGRAAGPRVLRRFGVHEDSSVHGFMERHGARAVLVGRLIAGVRTKLAIVSGSTRMPLHRYIIADGLGAAIWAIGVGLIGYGFSSSVQSLTDGFGSASHAIGGVAIAIVAILAAYLSIRYVLRHRPTHTG
- the ruvC gene encoding crossover junction endodeoxyribonuclease RuvC translates to MILLGFDPGTASTGFGVISAEGSTLRALEHGVISTSPRTPAAARLAAIHRRAVELLDRHRPDAVAMEDLFVGRNPRTVLSVGQARGAVLTACGLAGLEASAYPPAEVKTAVCGYGGADKAQVQRMVGAMLAEDLRAASDHATDALAVAICHAVRSRGRRLVEAAAG
- the ruvA gene encoding Holliday junction branch migration protein RuvA codes for the protein MIATLRGRVLERGPGRIVLDVNGVGYLLAATSSAVRAALPDGEEITLVTHLHVREDTLTLYGFASTAERELFELLLGVSGVGPKAALAIVSGYAPDQIRRAIATSDHALFTSITGIGRKTAERVVIDLKDKVGALPAAEPEPDVTAAPPDDHTAARDALVGLGMSVVEAEAALRGVDGELPVGERIRLALAAGVGG